A part of bacterium genomic DNA contains:
- a CDS encoding DUF3024 domain-containing protein: MALTEFLKAQVIKKLDEYCDQIPEHIRCQLKYSYSIRGNDVTMFEERLRHDDKWSKMPVAKLKYDELKNSWSLWWADSKDRWYDYYKEIKRSVNPGTLDAIVEEVNKDPKCIFFS, encoded by the coding sequence ATGGCATTAACAGAATTTTTAAAAGCGCAAGTAATAAAGAAGCTGGATGAATATTGCGATCAGATTCCTGAGCATATCAGGTGTCAGCTGAAATATTCGTATTCAATAAGAGGCAATGATGTCACAATGTTTGAAGAAAGGCTCAGACATGATGACAAGTGGTCAAAAATGCCTGTTGCAAAGCTTAAATACGATGAACTTAAAAACAGCTGGTCTTTATGGTGGGCAGACAGTAAAGACAGATGGTACGATTATTATAAAGAGATTAAGCGTTCTGTAAATCCCGGTACGCTTGATGCTATCGTAGAAGAAGTGAATAAAGACCCCAAATGCATTTTCTTTAGTTAG
- a CDS encoding S24 family peptidase, with protein MGKELNPIVLKEIGQRLRGIRTQSALTIEELSKMINIAPKTISNYERGERQASVEYLTLLYENLEANLEYIVAGKGSMFIEDNSGKNVYCDNIVYVPIFDIKNAAGSGCIVDNETVIGHYPFEQEWFNKNILAPKNALVVFEVKGESMEPTIKDGDLIMIDTANTAIRDAIFVVRFDDALVVKRLELMPDNKLQVKSDNPEYSTFTVDLHTQSGIAVIGKVIWHGKKLSQE; from the coding sequence ATGGGAAAAGAGCTAAATCCAATAGTATTAAAAGAAATAGGACAAAGACTCAGAGGCATCAGAACTCAGTCAGCTCTTACTATTGAAGAATTAAGCAAAATGATAAACATCGCTCCTAAGACAATAAGCAATTATGAAAGAGGCGAAAGGCAAGCATCAGTCGAGTATTTAACGCTGCTGTATGAAAATCTGGAAGCTAATCTTGAATATATTGTTGCCGGCAAAGGATCAATGTTTATTGAAGATAATTCAGGCAAAAATGTTTATTGCGACAATATTGTCTATGTCCCCATTTTTGATATTAAAAATGCTGCCGGATCAGGTTGTATTGTAGATAATGAAACAGTCATAGGGCATTATCCTTTTGAACAGGAATGGTTTAATAAAAACATTCTTGCTCCGAAAAATGCTCTTGTAGTGTTTGAAGTAAAAGGCGAATCAATGGAGCCGACAATAAAAGACGGCGACCTGATTATGATAGATACTGCCAATACTGCAATCAGAGATGCAATTTTTGTCGTAAGATTTGACGATGCCTTAGTAGTAAAAAGACTTGAACTTATGCCTGACAATAAATTGCAGGTTAAGAGCGATAATCCGGAATACAGCACATTTACGGTTGACCTTCATACACAATCGGGCATTGCTGTTATAGGTAAAGTTATATGGCACGGCAAGAAACTTTCGCAGGAGTAA